From Streptomonospora salina, the proteins below share one genomic window:
- a CDS encoding DUF2510 domain-containing protein: MGGQIEPGWYADPQGGQGLVRWWNGDEWTQHVHSIAELQGAGAAADADDEATADLSGANRPADDEATAPDLGPSAPSAADDDPSTVRIDPGQRPGAAPHAADDEPTDDPAADGSTMRLDPGAASGHPGGAPPPHRPADPGSAIGDDPSTVRIDPGQRPGAAPHAADEEPTDDLAADGSTMRFAPGTASGHPADGPSAPSPEGTARLDPESTAVAGAGGGAPQGGPADGVPEAPPAGSTMRIDPFQDNDEPTDDLAGAGRGSGQGGGESGAAPSTAVFDPNDPAFTAAAGTGAGEAGGYPAGAAGTAGTEGAGGGEKRGGLGKLFGDLKEGWSEISEERRQRKEEEERKRAQEQAKQAQEEARRAAEAPQQQARQEQRAPQDQAPQSPSGPGPGAGDAPAGAAPGPDAPGTASPEPQQAPGTPPSGPQQRPSGAQPSWGASGGAAPGSAYPPPSPPSGPQQGYNAPPPPYAGPSGPQQWGGPQPGGPPNQGPPPPQAQQGPPPGYPPQGAQPPPGPSGSGRDHRPDQYPMQQGYQGGRQPAGYPPYGQQPPPGPGGYSAGGPGGPQQWGGPSGGHQQPWGQPPPQPPQPPRQKRKKSGCGGCLGGCLFIVLLLIVAVGAAGYMQYTGSYDILGEIFGIYL, encoded by the coding sequence ATGGGTGGACAGATCGAGCCAGGCTGGTACGCGGATCCGCAGGGCGGACAGGGCCTCGTGCGCTGGTGGAACGGCGACGAGTGGACACAGCATGTCCACTCCATCGCCGAACTCCAGGGGGCCGGTGCGGCCGCGGACGCCGATGACGAGGCGACCGCCGATCTCAGCGGCGCGAACCGCCCGGCGGACGACGAAGCGACAGCGCCCGACCTGGGCCCTTCCGCTCCCTCGGCGGCGGACGACGACCCCAGCACCGTGCGCATCGACCCCGGACAGCGGCCCGGCGCCGCACCGCACGCCGCCGACGACGAGCCCACCGACGACCCCGCCGCCGACGGCTCCACCATGCGTCTCGATCCCGGGGCCGCATCCGGCCACCCCGGCGGCGCACCTCCGCCGCACCGTCCCGCCGACCCCGGTTCCGCCATCGGCGACGACCCCAGCACCGTGCGCATCGACCCCGGACAGCGGCCCGGCGCCGCACCGCACGCCGCCGACGAGGAACCCACCGACGACCTCGCCGCCGACGGCTCCACCATGCGCTTCGCCCCCGGGACCGCATCCGGCCACCCCGCCGACGGCCCCAGCGCTCCCTCGCCCGAAGGAACGGCCCGCCTGGATCCGGAATCCACGGCCGTGGCGGGCGCGGGCGGCGGCGCGCCGCAGGGCGGCCCCGCCGACGGGGTCCCGGAGGCCCCGCCCGCGGGTTCGACCATGCGCATCGACCCGTTCCAGGACAACGACGAGCCCACCGACGACCTGGCGGGCGCGGGGCGCGGCTCCGGCCAGGGCGGCGGCGAGAGCGGCGCGGCGCCCAGCACCGCCGTCTTCGACCCGAACGATCCGGCTTTCACCGCGGCCGCGGGCACCGGGGCGGGGGAAGCCGGCGGTTACCCGGCCGGAGCGGCCGGAACCGCCGGTACGGAGGGCGCCGGCGGCGGAGAGAAGCGCGGCGGCCTCGGCAAGCTCTTCGGCGACCTCAAGGAGGGCTGGTCGGAGATCTCCGAGGAGCGCCGCCAGCGCAAGGAGGAAGAGGAGCGCAAGCGCGCCCAGGAGCAGGCCAAGCAGGCCCAGGAGGAGGCGCGCCGCGCCGCCGAGGCCCCGCAGCAGCAAGCCCGGCAGGAGCAGCGGGCTCCGCAGGACCAGGCCCCGCAGAGCCCGAGCGGGCCCGGTCCCGGCGCCGGCGACGCACCGGCGGGCGCTGCGCCGGGACCGGACGCTCCGGGGACGGCCTCGCCGGAACCGCAGCAGGCTCCGGGGACACCCCCGTCCGGGCCGCAGCAGCGGCCGTCCGGAGCCCAGCCGTCCTGGGGCGCTTCCGGCGGCGCCGCACCGGGCTCCGCCTACCCGCCGCCGTCGCCTCCTTCGGGGCCGCAGCAGGGCTACAACGCTCCTCCGCCGCCCTACGCCGGGCCCTCCGGCCCGCAGCAGTGGGGCGGCCCCCAGCCGGGCGGGCCCCCGAACCAGGGACCGCCTCCGCCGCAGGCCCAGCAGGGACCGCCTCCCGGCTACCCGCCCCAGGGCGCGCAACCGCCGCCCGGACCGTCCGGATCCGGGCGGGACCACCGGCCCGACCAGTACCCGATGCAGCAGGGTTACCAGGGCGGCCGGCAGCCGGCCGGGTACCCGCCGTACGGCCAGCAGCCGCCGCCCGGCCCGGGCGGCTACTCGGCGGGCGGCCCCGGCGGCCCCCAGCAGTGGGGCGGCCCGTCCGGCGGACACCAGCAGCCGTGGGGGCAGCCGCCTCCGCAGCCCCCGCAGCCTCCGCGGCAGAAGCGGAAGAAGAGCGGCTGCGGCGGATGCCTGGGCGGATGCCTGTTCATCGTGCTGCTGCTGATCGTGGCTGTCGGCGCGGCCGGCTACATGCAGTACACCGGTTCCTACGACATCCTCGGCGAGATCTTCGGCATCTACCTGTGA
- the orn gene encoding oligoribonuclease: MNDCLVWIDCEMTGLDLENDALIEVACLITDGELNQLDEGIDVVVKPPQAALDQMGDFVTQMHTTSGLLDALDGGVTLQEAEDRVLEHIQRYVSEPKKAPLCGNSIATDRVFLARDMPRIDDFLHYRMVDVSSIKELLRRWYPRIYFASPEKHGGHRALADITESIRELRYYRAAAFVSPPGPDSATARSVAADVVAGGNGRQEQQNPSGDASGRSGADASGTGN; encoded by the coding sequence ATGAACGACTGCTTGGTGTGGATCGACTGTGAGATGACGGGGCTCGACCTCGAGAACGACGCGCTGATCGAGGTGGCCTGCCTGATCACCGACGGCGAGCTGAACCAGCTCGACGAAGGGATCGACGTCGTCGTCAAACCGCCCCAGGCGGCGCTCGACCAGATGGGCGATTTCGTCACCCAGATGCACACCACGTCGGGGCTGCTCGACGCACTCGACGGCGGGGTCACCCTGCAGGAAGCCGAGGACCGCGTGCTGGAGCACATCCAGCGCTACGTGTCGGAGCCGAAGAAGGCGCCGCTGTGCGGCAACTCCATCGCCACCGACCGCGTCTTCCTCGCGCGCGACATGCCGCGCATCGACGACTTCCTGCACTACCGGATGGTCGACGTGTCCAGCATCAAGGAGCTGCTGCGCCGCTGGTACCCGCGTATCTACTTCGCCAGCCCGGAGAAGCACGGCGGCCACCGCGCACTGGCCGACATCACCGAGAGCATCCGTGAGCTGCGTTACTACCGCGCTGCCGCATTCGTCTCCCCGCCCGGCCCCGACAGCGCCACTGCGCGCTCCGTCGCGGCCGACGTCGTCGCAGGCGGGAACGGCCGCCAGGAGCAGCAGAACCCGTCCGGCGACGCCTCCGGCAGGTCCGGCGCAGACGCCTCCGGGACCGGGAACTGA
- the cpaB gene encoding Flp pilus assembly protein CpaB, translated as MNPRQRRGILLMIVAAIGGIAVFLTVVSYMSMLNDELGSSRTALRLTQDVQPYDELSPDMVEQYEVPARYFDAETFIGDFTELREEADRLPVASSALREGELLQHSMVIAAPDLEEGEREIAIMVDAETGVAGKVDRQSRVDVYATFNPGEGQPEACAYRVLTDIEILDIGDVGSTIDENTGGTNDVVPVTFRLSPDQALNLTYAEAFSSSLRLAAVSPQGSGDPGGLEFCSGDQLDAIDAQSDGSGSSENADSSGLPGDAQEDAPLPQSEQTGGE; from the coding sequence ATGAACCCTCGTCAACGGCGCGGCATCCTGCTCATGATCGTCGCCGCGATCGGCGGTATCGCCGTGTTCCTCACGGTGGTGTCGTACATGAGCATGCTCAACGACGAGCTGGGCAGCTCCCGCACCGCCCTGCGCCTGACCCAGGACGTCCAGCCCTACGACGAGCTCTCGCCGGACATGGTGGAGCAGTACGAGGTCCCCGCGCGGTACTTCGACGCCGAGACGTTCATCGGCGACTTCACCGAGCTCCGCGAGGAGGCCGACCGGCTGCCGGTGGCCTCCAGCGCCCTGCGCGAAGGCGAACTGCTGCAGCACAGCATGGTCATCGCCGCCCCGGACCTCGAAGAGGGCGAACGCGAGATCGCCATCATGGTCGACGCCGAGACCGGTGTGGCCGGCAAGGTCGACCGCCAGTCGCGGGTGGACGTCTACGCCACGTTCAACCCCGGTGAGGGCCAGCCGGAAGCCTGCGCCTACCGCGTGCTGACCGACATCGAGATCCTCGACATCGGCGACGTCGGCTCCACCATCGACGAGAACACCGGCGGCACCAACGACGTGGTGCCGGTGACGTTCCGGCTCAGCCCCGACCAGGCGCTGAACCTCACCTACGCCGAGGCGTTCTCCAGCAGCCTGCGCTTGGCCGCGGTCAGCCCGCAGGGCTCCGGTGACCCCGGCGGCCTGGAGTTCTGCTCCGGCGACCAGCTCGACGCGATCGACGCGCAGTCCGACGGCTCCGGCTCCTCCGAAAACGCCGACTCCTCGGGCCTGCCGGGCGACGCGCAGGAGGACGCCCCGCTCCCGCAGTCCGAGCAGACCGGGGGCGAGTGA
- a CDS encoding AAA family ATPase, with the protein MSGYQVMLGVPAGEVEDALRSRLDELLDTEVVGVHRTSEEIADSVGQVPTLDVVLVHEHIGPQPVFDLIRELSRSRPQLAVILVVDRIDSDTFTDAMEAGARSVLPAQAGVEQVSQRVTAAADWSRTLRRHLEAASLDVPMDGRKGSIVTFSGAKGGVGTTTAAVHLARAAARSGRMVCLVDLDLQSGDIPGYFDLKHRRSIADLVEAADDISASMLADTLYVHPEGLHILLAPHDGERGEDVTGRAARQILGALRSRYDLVLVDCGAATTEAGAMAVELADTAVLTVTPDLPALRAAQRVVAMWGRLQIRDSHETTALLMRHSRKNEIQPDFARKLLATPILRTAVPAAYRAVEEASNTGDPARLTDEGLVRSFAQAAAELGLLQRSETPDGRDGAAEPGPPGTPGAATGPGVAGAPGATGPHTDTGARRGRTRRRRGDSGALFVEFAATLPFVGLALLVTWQILLVGLTGMFASHAANEGARQAAIDASDHEAVAEQAAKRVSPPWNADGTLDVQVVGTDAGRAVQVSIATPVFLPGVDGPWDISSRSLVVPEDSGDPAAQTAPPAGEDDDA; encoded by the coding sequence ATGAGCGGCTACCAGGTGATGCTCGGCGTCCCCGCCGGCGAGGTCGAGGACGCGCTGCGGTCGCGCCTGGACGAACTCCTCGACACCGAGGTCGTGGGCGTGCACCGCACCTCCGAGGAGATCGCCGACAGCGTCGGCCAGGTCCCCACACTCGACGTCGTGCTGGTGCACGAGCACATCGGCCCGCAGCCGGTGTTCGACCTGATCCGCGAGCTCTCGCGCAGCCGCCCGCAGCTCGCGGTCATCCTCGTGGTCGACCGGATCGACTCCGACACCTTCACCGACGCCATGGAGGCGGGTGCGCGCAGCGTGCTGCCGGCCCAGGCGGGAGTCGAACAGGTGTCCCAGCGGGTCACCGCCGCCGCCGACTGGTCGCGCACCCTGCGCCGCCACCTGGAGGCGGCGTCGCTGGACGTCCCGATGGACGGCCGCAAGGGCTCCATCGTCACGTTCAGCGGCGCCAAAGGCGGCGTGGGCACCACCACCGCCGCCGTCCACCTGGCGCGCGCGGCGGCCCGGTCGGGGCGCATGGTGTGCCTGGTCGACCTCGACCTGCAGTCGGGCGACATCCCCGGCTACTTCGACCTCAAGCACCGGCGCAGCATCGCCGACCTGGTCGAGGCCGCCGACGACATCAGCGCCTCCATGCTCGCCGACACCCTGTACGTCCACCCCGAGGGCCTGCACATCCTGCTCGCGCCGCACGACGGGGAGCGCGGCGAGGACGTCACCGGCCGGGCCGCCCGCCAGATCCTGGGGGCGCTGCGGTCACGCTACGACCTCGTGCTGGTCGACTGCGGCGCCGCCACCACCGAGGCCGGCGCGATGGCGGTGGAGCTCGCCGACACCGCCGTACTGACGGTGACGCCCGACCTTCCGGCGCTGCGGGCGGCCCAGCGCGTCGTCGCGATGTGGGGCCGGCTGCAGATCCGCGACTCCCACGAGACCACGGCGCTGCTGATGCGCCACAGCCGCAAGAACGAGATCCAACCGGACTTCGCCCGCAAGCTGCTGGCCACCCCGATCCTGCGCACCGCCGTTCCGGCGGCCTACCGGGCGGTGGAGGAGGCGTCCAACACCGGCGACCCCGCGCGCCTGACCGACGAGGGCCTGGTGCGCTCCTTCGCCCAGGCCGCCGCCGAGCTGGGGCTGCTGCAGCGGTCCGAGACCCCCGACGGCCGCGACGGCGCCGCCGAGCCCGGCCCCCCCGGCACACCGGGGGCGGCCACCGGACCCGGCGTGGCCGGTGCGCCGGGCGCGACCGGCCCGCACACCGATACGGGCGCGCGCCGGGGCCGCACCCGGCGGCGGCGCGGCGACTCCGGAGCGCTGTTCGTGGAGTTCGCCGCCACCCTCCCCTTCGTCGGGCTGGCGCTGCTGGTGACCTGGCAGATCCTGCTGGTGGGGCTGACGGGCATGTTCGCTTCGCACGCCGCCAACGAGGGCGCCCGCCAAGCCGCGATCGACGCCTCCGACCACGAAGCCGTCGCCGAACAGGCGGCCAAGCGCGTCAGCCCGCCGTGGAACGCCGACGGCACGCTCGACGTACAGGTCGTCGGCACTGACGCCGGACGGGCGGTGCAGGTCAGCATCGCCACCCCGGTGTTCCTGCCGGGCGTCGACGGCCCGTGGGACATCAGCAGCCGGTCGCTGGTCGTCCCCGAGGACTCCGGCGATCCCGCTGCACAGACCGCGCCGCCGGCCGGGGAGGACGACGATGCCTGA
- a CDS encoding TadE/TadG family type IV pilus assembly protein: protein MPEPRPGTAPARPHGRATAPGRCAHRRPRSDRGSQILEFAAYFPLFILVATIALETFFAFVAAERMEHAARAAARAAGTRGVAGAESTARAALPSWLSGADVAVGGDGRGGYYTEITVDFPLMFPTPGFDLDLSRRVEMPL, encoded by the coding sequence ATGCCTGAGCCGCGACCGGGCACCGCCCCCGCCCGGCCGCACGGGCGCGCAACGGCGCCCGGCCGGTGCGCGCACCGGCGCCCCCGCAGCGACCGCGGCTCCCAGATCCTGGAGTTCGCTGCCTACTTCCCGCTGTTCATCCTGGTCGCCACGATCGCGCTGGAGACCTTCTTCGCGTTCGTCGCGGCCGAACGCATGGAGCACGCCGCGCGCGCCGCCGCCCGCGCGGCTGGCACCCGGGGCGTCGCCGGCGCCGAGTCCACCGCGCGCGCCGCGCTGCCGTCGTGGCTGTCGGGCGCCGACGTGGCCGTGGGCGGCGACGGCCGAGGCGGCTACTACACCGAGATCACCGTCGACTTCCCCCTGATGTTTCCCACCCCCGGCTTCGACCTCGACCTGTCGCGGCGCGTGGAGATGCCGCTGTGA
- a CDS encoding CpaF family protein, translating into MGLKDRLTDDHAHEHQTDQIAHWRQRLLREVNLDDMATLSLDQRRTRLEKVVGHIISREGPVLSDRERSGLVRRVVDEALGLGVLEPLLADESITEIMVNGPDNVYVEQRGRVHRIDTAFTSEEQLMQTIDRIVSQVNRRIDESSPMVDARLPTGERVNVIIPPLSLSGPIITIRRFPKPFTVEELVARGSVDGTTAVLLASLVRARFNVIISGGTGTGKTTFLNALSSFVPTDERVVTIEDSAELQLQQEHVIRLESRPPNIEGTGQVTIRDLVRNSLRMRPDRIIVGEVRGQETLDMMQAMNTGHDGSLATVHANSAEDAVYRLLTLASMSEVRIPFEALRDQINAAVDVIVHLSRYPDGSRRVSQVGVVASRRDEEFRLEPLLRFVPPAPEHGGGDTAEGEFHRYPLPHRVAARIRAAGESVPAAFGVQADGGHRPAPAPTSGEVAP; encoded by the coding sequence ATGGGACTCAAAGACCGCCTCACCGACGACCACGCCCACGAGCACCAGACCGACCAGATCGCGCACTGGCGCCAGCGGCTGCTGCGCGAGGTCAACCTCGACGACATGGCCACGCTCAGCCTGGACCAGCGCCGCACCCGGTTGGAGAAGGTCGTCGGCCACATCATCTCCCGCGAAGGCCCGGTGCTCAGCGACCGCGAACGCAGCGGCCTGGTGCGCCGCGTCGTCGACGAGGCACTGGGCCTGGGGGTGCTGGAGCCGCTGCTGGCCGACGAGAGCATCACCGAGATCATGGTGAACGGCCCCGACAACGTCTACGTGGAGCAGCGCGGGCGGGTGCACCGCATCGACACCGCCTTCACCAGCGAAGAGCAGCTGATGCAGACGATCGACCGGATCGTGTCGCAGGTGAACCGGCGGATCGACGAGTCCAGCCCGATGGTGGACGCGCGGCTGCCCACCGGCGAGCGCGTCAACGTGATCATTCCGCCGCTGTCGCTGAGCGGGCCGATCATCACCATCCGGCGCTTCCCGAAGCCGTTCACCGTCGAGGAGCTGGTTGCGCGCGGCAGCGTCGACGGCACGACCGCGGTGCTGCTGGCGTCGCTGGTGCGGGCGCGGTTCAACGTGATCATCTCGGGCGGTACCGGCACCGGGAAGACGACGTTCCTCAACGCGCTGTCCAGCTTCGTCCCGACCGACGAGCGGGTGGTCACCATCGAGGACTCCGCGGAGCTGCAACTGCAGCAGGAGCACGTGATCCGGCTGGAGTCGCGCCCGCCCAACATCGAGGGCACCGGCCAGGTCACCATCCGCGACCTGGTGCGCAACTCGCTGCGGATGCGCCCGGACCGGATCATCGTCGGCGAAGTCCGCGGGCAGGAGACGCTGGACATGATGCAGGCGATGAACACCGGCCACGACGGGTCGCTGGCCACGGTGCACGCCAACTCCGCCGAGGACGCGGTGTACCGGCTGCTGACGCTGGCCTCGATGTCGGAGGTGCGGATCCCCTTCGAGGCGCTGCGCGACCAGATCAACGCGGCGGTGGACGTCATCGTGCACCTGAGCCGCTACCCGGACGGATCCCGCCGGGTGTCGCAGGTGGGGGTGGTGGCGTCGCGGCGCGACGAGGAGTTCCGGTTGGAGCCGCTGCTGCGGTTCGTGCCGCCGGCCCCCGAGCACGGCGGAGGCGACACGGCCGAGGGCGAATTCCACCGCTACCCGCTGCCGCACCGGGTGGCCGCGCGCATCCGCGCGGCGGGCGAATCGGTGCCGGCGGCGTTCGGGGTGCAGGCGGACGGCGGCCACCGGCCCGCCCCCGCGCCCACGTCCGGGGAGGTGGCGCCGTGA
- a CDS encoding type II secretion system F family protein yields the protein MIYTTVILVSAAVVILLFVAGLVLFIDGAVQRRQLASRSALHEAERRANTPLARLDVALRRTEPGRRVENRLARAGVKVRVATFVVGMAAAAVLAVVFVWQALAPVFGLAAAFGVGFAFFAYLKRQEERRKEVFTAQLPELARVLSNATQAGLALPTAIDMAAEELDDPAGSELRRVAESMKLGLPFEEAVNELRERMPSREIGVLISTLLVSSRSGGALVSALRSISQTLEERKESRREVQTILTETTSTAWALLAMGVGALFLVNMLQPDAIRTMTESAAGTLVLAVSCGLFLTGFALVRRITTRIDL from the coding sequence GTGATCTACACGACGGTGATCCTGGTTTCGGCGGCGGTGGTGATCCTCCTGTTCGTCGCCGGGCTGGTGCTGTTCATCGACGGTGCGGTGCAGCGGCGCCAGCTGGCGTCGCGCAGCGCGCTGCACGAGGCCGAGCGCCGCGCCAACACCCCGCTGGCGCGGCTGGACGTGGCGCTGCGGCGCACCGAGCCCGGCCGGCGCGTGGAGAACCGGTTGGCGCGGGCCGGGGTGAAGGTGCGGGTCGCCACGTTCGTGGTGGGGATGGCGGCGGCAGCGGTGCTGGCCGTCGTGTTCGTGTGGCAGGCGCTGGCGCCGGTGTTCGGGCTGGCGGCGGCGTTCGGGGTGGGGTTCGCGTTCTTCGCCTACCTGAAGCGCCAGGAGGAGCGCCGCAAGGAGGTGTTCACCGCCCAGCTGCCGGAGCTGGCGCGGGTGCTGTCCAACGCCACCCAGGCCGGGTTGGCGCTGCCGACGGCGATCGACATGGCGGCCGAGGAGCTCGACGACCCGGCGGGGTCGGAGCTGCGGCGCGTCGCGGAGTCGATGAAGCTGGGTCTGCCGTTCGAAGAGGCCGTGAACGAGCTGCGCGAACGCATGCCGTCCCGGGAGATCGGGGTGCTGATCTCGACGCTGCTGGTGTCGTCGCGGTCGGGCGGTGCGCTGGTGTCGGCGCTGCGGTCGATCTCGCAGACCCTGGAGGAGCGCAAGGAGTCCCGCCGCGAGGTGCAGACCATCCTCACCGAGACCACGTCGACGGCGTGGGCGCTGCTGGCGATGGGAGTGGGGGCGCTGTTCCTGGTCAACATGCTCCAGCCCGACGCCATCCGCACGATGACCGAGAGCGCAGCGGGGACGCTGGTGCTGGCGGTGTCGTGCGGGCTGTTCTTGACCGGGTTCGCGCTGGTCCGGCGCATCACCACGCGCATCGACCTGTGA